DNA from Magnolia sinica isolate HGM2019 chromosome 19, MsV1, whole genome shotgun sequence:
CAcggtttcctgcgaaaggctttcgttaTGCTAGTTGGAGTCCACCGTTATGTTCGCGAGATATTCATCCGTCTATCCGctctgagatatcattttatgatatatgaCCGAAATTGAGGTGAatccaatattcaagtgggccgcataagAGGATACAGTAGGAATTCAGTGAGCATTGTTAAAACATTTTTATAGTTACATAAGTTTTGTATGAGACTGactttttcatgttttcacttcatctcactAGGAATGGCATTATaagcggtttggatggaacataaacatcaAAGTTGAGCCCAAAAAGGTTCAACTGGTATGACattctttccccagttttccttTCATACGTACCACTTGGGTTTTGTATCCCTTCTTTTTTCTGcggcatgtcctaaaataatctctcaaagcggatgaacgggatggatttctcacaaacatcactgtggccccaccTTACATCCCTGCgctggaacttcctgctaaaggcttttacAGGAAATCTGCGTTCAATCCCTTAGTTGTTGAATTTGGTATCTTTTTCTCATATCAACCGTTCATTAAATTTGTACTTATCGTCCAGCTAGGATCATCcccttataattattattttttgttatgtCCCATCTAAAGTGGGGCTATATAACTTGGACAGCTTTTCTTGAGGCACACATTACCATGTTTACGACGGTTGTGCGCATGAGTATAAAGAGATGCACTTTCCTGGTATCGAAACTACCGTCTGTTTTAATGGCTTTCTTTTttgtctctctccttcttcttttcttttcttttctttattattattattttttttttaaacttacaTGCCCCCTGGGCACCGTGAGAGTTCCTGGATAACCTCACTTTTTAAAGCTTCAGTTTTTCATGCTACCGACACTTTTTTAAAGTTTCTTGAGACAAAACTACCCTACATTTGTAAAGAAAGCTACCCTTAGGCATGTTTGGGAGCATAGATTTGGAACCACTAAATTTGAAATCTTCCGATCGCGTTTGGTACCATGGATTCAAAATTCCCTGGAATTCAAAAGTaactatgcattgtatatttataggagtttgaatttaattattaaatcaactttaacataTCTAATTAgtaaatgtatgtaatgtttgacacaattgtTGTAATAAGCTTATCGAAATATATATTTTACTTGAAGATGATGAAATTCCtagtctcaaatgggccacaagcataataTCACATCCGAGTGACCAACCAACAATTTTTAGCCATTGATTTACATTAACAGTTTTTGGATGGCACCTAtgatcatattaaagtaattatagtgatgtaattgataatctaattgttttgagatatcattagtgggtcatatacaactcttggaaggattttagatgtaatcctctAGATATGAAACCCCAATTACTTTACAGTTGCAAACATActtggggatttgaaatcccgtCAAATCCCTAACCCCCATTTATGGTGCAAAACAACACTTTAGACCTTGTTTTATAGACATTAGTTTTCTTTTATCACTACTCTTTAACCTTTTAAATGTTATTTTCTggtaaattttgtattttttaactGCTCACTTAGAAacttttactttaaaaaaaaaaaaagttctaagCTTATTTGAGAAGGTAATGAGAGGGGGGAAAATATTTTAGAAGAACCACCTTTAGAAGATGGGTTTGTCTTCTCTCTTTAAAAAATTGTTCGCATGTTAGAATTGGACTCAATTTTGAAAGGTTAGACAGtgttcaaatgagatgattttagtcccatttgaaagctcatcaaattatcttttcaacaagCCTAGGATCAATTTGATTTAACttgtaacaagggagttatgattgTTTTGTGAGAGCGTGCAATGCTAAAAATGAATGTAAATGCTAACATGAACTTTAGTCTAATTTTAAAAAGTTAAATAGTATTTGAATGAGATAATTCCAGTCTTATTTAAAAGCtaatcaaattacctttccaataagctcaaaattaCCTTGATCCAACTTGCAATGAGGGACTTATGATAATTTTTATGAGATCTTATAATGCTGAAAATGAGATAAGTACTTTGCAAATGCCATCATGAAATTTGAGAGTACTTTTGAAAGGTTAAATGGttttcaaatgagatgattctaatcCCATTTGAAAAGTCATTAAATTATCTTTATAACGAGCTCATGATCACCCTAATCTCGCAtgtaacgatggagttatgaccattttcatggGCTAGCATGATGCTGGAAATACGAACATGAATTGTTACGTTCGATATCATTACACTATCACGCTTGCTTTCATCACATTGTCATGTTTACTTTCGTTACAATATCATGTTCATTTCCAACATCATATAATCTCATGAAAACAGTTATTACTCTCTCGTCATAGGTCAAATCGATGTGATCTTAAACTCATTGGAAATATAATTTAACTAGCTTTCAAATGATATTGGAATCATTTCATTTGGACATCATTTGACCATTTAAAATTTGGCCTAAAGTCTATCTCACTAAATGTTTGCAAAGTGAACTTTGGGTCATGTTTTAAAATATTAAACGATGTCCAAATAAGATTATTACAGTTTCATTTGAAAGCTAgttaaattatctttccaatgagcctTAGATCGTCCCAATCCAATTTATAATGGAGTTATCCATTTTCATAGAATCGCGCGATGTAAGAAACGAGATCAAATAATCAACAAACATCATTATAGACGTTAGACATACTTTTAAAAATGCCAAATGGTATCCAAATTAAATGATTACATTCTCATTTGAAGGATATTGAATTCTCTTTCCAACCATCTTAAGATTCCCAACCTTTAACGAGAGAGTTATCATCATTTTTTTGAAATCACGTGATGCTGGAAACGAGAGCGAATAGGATAATATATCAAAAGATAATATATCAATGTAATGAAAGTGAATGCAAGAATGTACCGAAAGTGAACGCGATAGTGTAACAAAAGAGAATGTGAAAGTGTAACAAAAGCAGACGCAATAGTGTAACGAGAGCGAACGCAATTGTTTGTGTTCACATTTCCAGCATCATGTGATCCTCATATCTCCCTCATGAAATGTCAGATTAAGGTGATCTTGGTCTTGTTGGAAAAATAATTTGATGACCTTTCAAATAAGACTAAAATCCTTTCATTTTGACGTCATTTCACCTTTCAAAAGTGAGCCCAAAGTCTATGATGATGTTTACAAACCATTTGGTCTCATTTTTAGTACCATGTTATCACATAATGACGGTCATAACCCCCTCGTAAATAGATCAAATCAAGGCAATCTTAGACTCGTTTGAAAGATAATTCGGCTAGCTTTCAAATATGATTAGAATCAGCTCATTTTCAGACACCATTTGCCTTTTAAAACTAGACTTAAAGTTTATGATGATGTTTGCATTTATTTTCAGCATCTCTTGATCCCATAAAAACAATCCTAAGTACCTCATTACTGGTCAGATCGAGGTAATCTTTGACTTGTTAGAATGATAATATGATGAGTTTTTAAATGTGATTAGAATTATTtcatttggataccatttgaCCTTATAAAATTAGGCCAAAatctagcatatatatatatatatatatatatatatatatatatatatatatatatatataagaaaaataacCCATCTTCTAATAGTAGGATTTTGCAATATTTTTTCTTTCTCAGTTTCTTCCCAAACAAGCTTAAAACTCATTTTTTCTGATGATAGAAGTTTCTATCAGAGAGAGTAGTAAAAAAACATGAAAGATTTCCAAAGAATAAtcgaaaacatgaaaaatcgtTGAAGTGTAGTGGTAAAAAAAGATTTAGTTGGAAAGTACTAATAAAAGAAAGTAAATGCATAGAAAAGAAAGCCCATAACCTTTACAATTACAAGGATCGATGCAAACCATTGTTTGCCTCAAGAAACTTGAAAAAGGTGTCTAGGTGCAAACAAAATAAAGATTTAACACTTTTAAGCATtatgaattatttttatttttatttttttaaaaaccttaaaGTACGGCCATGTCTAATTTAGATGTTGATTGCCTGCGACCAAAGAAGTTGGGTGAGATTCATTGTTATGTTTGTGACATCTatattgtttatccatttttccagctcatgttaggacatgaaaaaaaaatgaggcaaatcaaaaaTTCGAATGGGCCACATGATAAAAAATAATGGAGAAAAATGCTTATCATTCAAATCTTACTGGGTCCTCTGTGATGTTATATGCCATGGAAAACATTCATAAGTTCACTCACACGGGGATgaattgaaaagacaaaaatattAGCCCTATCAAGAATCTCTGTTgcccatgaatgttttaattgtgGGCCTCCAATCCTCACTTTCCAATCATGTAGCCAACATGAGTATTAGATTTGCCTCAGTTTAGGGCTCATGTCCAAACATGAGCTGAAAaacatggatggacagcttgtatttctaacaaacatcacggtgggctctgaATAGCTTCCCACTCTACGAACTTAATTGGTCATTGTGCCaactattatgtatgtgttttatccacaccatccatccacctgATCAACTTATTGTAGGGAATGAGCCCacaaatgaagtggatccaaagctcaaagcagaccacatcataggaaacaatgaggacaaatgacacccaccattaaaaagtttctagGGCCCACAACTATGATTATTTGCGATCCAACTTGTTGATGAAGTCATATAATTCTCTAGTAACATTCaactctatttgatttttctAATTACATGTAAATGTAAAGTAAATGGATAATTACTATCTTTTTCAAtcatttgtttttttagaaattattatCTTGAAAATTGTGATAATTTTAATTGAATTTCATATATTTGTACATGCACAAAAATATGTGAGGTACactatgataaatatattatattcatgccatccatccattctacaagctcattttattattatttactaTTATTTGCACAAAATATGGTATACACTTCTACCCAAACGGCCCTCAGTGACAGATGGAAATCAGCATTAAAAGTGCTTTGAAAACGAGATTGCATACCACCTAGTGAGTATGCAAAATCTATAAatcccaccatcatatatgtgttTGATATATGTTATTCGTCGGTTTTAGCAGCTCATTTTAGATATAAGCAAAAAATAATTTAGATAGTAAGCTAAATGAgaggataatgatatccaccgttaaaaccgaAAAATTTGTGCAGGCCCACAGTGATATGCATCTGTTGTCCATCTTGTTTAAAAAAACAGGGTCAGGAAGGCATAAATGAaccagtaaaaataaataaatcaacaccaTAGGTGTTCAATTCTCATCCACTGTTACGTGTGATACACCTAAGCttcggatttgtctcatttttgggcttatgccccgTAATGAGCTGCTAAAATAGCTGGACGGCacaaatatatcacggtgggccccacaaattttcaTTCGTCTAATGAAACCGTCACGTCGAAACCGCCGAATGCTCGAAATTTTCACGGTGAGCAGTTATTATCCATCTCAGTGCATTTACAAATTTACCCTTTGAAACAAACTGGCCTAAACTCATATCCTTGGGAAGAGGAGAATAAACAAACTTCCTCTCCCAATTGCAGACTTTTTCATAAAAACGACTCTTGTTTTCACATGGAATAAATGTAGAAAATCTTTATAAAAACAACCCCCCACAAGCCTTCTTTCTTTATTTAGAGGCCCCTCCTCTCTGCATTCTTTCTCAATAACCAAATATGGCTTCTGAAATGAAGCATCTCAGTCTGGTTTTCGTTCTCCTTTTCTTCCAACAACAGCTTCTTCTCCCAGTCCATGCAGATGGTTTCATGAGGACAAGAGGCTCACATTTTGTATTAAATGGGAGCCCCTTCTTTGCAAATGGGTTCAATGCTTACTGGTTGATGTATATTGGGTCAGACCCATCTCAGAGAAGCAAGGTCTCAGCTGCATTTCAGGAAGCCTCTAGCCATGGTCTCACAGTGGCAAGAACATGGGCTTTCAGTGATGGTGGATCTGGAGCTTTGCAGTACTCTCCAGGCTCCTACAATGAGCAGATGTTCAAGGTCTGGTTATCTGAAAATAGCCCATTTCATCTTTTCTTCAGGAGAGCTGATAGAGAGACATGCCCTTTTCTCTTTCTGCTTTGCTTGTATTGTTGCATTACAGCAGAGTTGAAAGAAATTAGGGGTGTATATGCTAATAAGAAGGGTGTGAATAGAAGCTCCCTTTCTCTTTCAACCATTTTGTGGGAACTGATATTTACACCCTCTCCTATTGATGCATGAACTTTCTTTCTACTTTTGGGATTTAGAATGGGACTAGTATCTGATAACATACGTACAAAAGGGgctatcattaaaaataaaaggtGTAAATATCATTCCACAGTTTCTTTGGGCAGCCAGTATTGAGTGTTCACACCCACATTTTTCTCCTTCTGGTATTACAATAGTGAAAACTTGTAGTATTTATCATACCATACATAGAGAAAGAAGCATGCATTTATCAGTCAATATGGGTATGATATCAATTTCCTTTCTTTTATGTAATGTCTTGATTTTTGCttgctgagtttttttttttttttttctggtttatTAAAGGGATTGGATTTTGTAATATCTGAGGCAAAGAGACAtgggattaagctgatattgagCTTGGTGAATAACTATGAAAACTTTGGTGGAAAGAAGCAGTATGTTCAATGGGCTAGAAATCAGGGCCAGTATTTGACATCCGATGATGATTTCTTCAGCAATTCTGTTATTAAGGGATACTACAAAAATCATGTTAAGGTGAGTAATAAAATTCTCTTCTATTATTTTCTTAGGGATATGATTTTTattccccccctttttttggtaCCTACACTCCATATAGACTTATTCTAGTAATTGGTTTGCACTTCATCAATAAAGAAGAAATGTGTGCTATTTGAGtcttcctctcattttttatttcaattgtGTTATTATGGTTATATTTACTTGATAAATTTTCTATTGAGAGCCACTGATTACACCCAACCTGATTAATTTGCTTacacatattttatatattgGGAACTAAAATTGTATGCCCAAAATAGAAAGTGGGTGTAAACAAGTCAATCATGGTGAGTGTTGATATCAATTCTCTTATGTATTTGGGGTTTCCTTGGGTTCCTTGTTTGATACTTTTAGTTCCCATCTTCTATTTCTGTCTTTATTTGGAGACTGGTATTTCTACGCCTAAAATCGATATTACAACCCATGGGGATAATTTAGCCATAATGCGTTTTTATCTGTACTTTTAACAATCTATAATATATACAAACTTGAGTAGTGGGGGATAATTTTACCCCTGCAATTAGATTTCTTAGGAGCTAGACATTGAATATATAAAGGAGATGGAAAGACATTTTAACCAAAAGCTACGGTATTTTGGGAACATGAAAATGTTGTGGTTGTCTAATGTTTGGTTGGGATTTTACCTGCCGGAAGTCATCAATGGCTTAGATTTTACCTGCAAAAAATGTCTGGCCAGTTTCATGATTGTAGTTTCTTTGTGCAAGTAgcttggacccacctcttctcctctttgcatgTAGCCAACACTAAGCATATCATTAAGGAGCCTGTGTGACAAAGGCTCTATGGAGCCCACTATGACGACTGTGTGACATCTACTCCATACATCTGTTGTGTTGGCTCATGTTAGGACGTCaacaaaaaagaggcagatctaaaacctCGAGTGGGCCCTTAAACTAGAAAAAAGTGGGTATGTGTTGGTGACCTTCGAAATTACTTGGGGTCCCCCTCCCCCCCCCTTTCTGCGTGTAGCTGCACCTTTCCCTCTGATTTctccccccttctctctctccctgctcTTTCCAGGTGCCTTGCATGTGCCATACCCTGTAGTATTGTACGACACTAAGGTTTGAATACAACTGTGCCAGCAGTTTTAGGGGGTGGAGTATTACTTCATTTTTATATTTGTCAGTTAGTTTAGTGGTAACATTAGTAACACTTTCTTTAAGGGATCATATCAATGCCATgcattttatgttttatttattgaTTATTGAATGGTCTTTTTATTGGGTTCTTTAATATAAGATCGCctttttcttcatgattttggaAACTATAAGAATCATGTTAAGATTCGGGATTATTTTTCTTCACAAATGGGATTTCCTGTGCTTTTGTTCTGTTTATCTCTCTCTGATGACTTTCAAACCATATTGAagggtttgaaaaaaaaaaaaaaaccatattagAAGGGTTCCATTGATTATTCTTCAAGTATATTGTTTCTGAGATTAGTgcattgttctttttctttttcatgtgtAAAAGACTGTTCTTACAAGATTTAATAGCATGACGGGAGTTGCTTACAAAGATGACCCAACGATCTTTGCATGGGAGCTTATGAATGAACCCAGATGCACATCTGATCTATCAGGAAGAACCATACAGGTATAAACCCTCTCTTCCattcttataatttttgccatgTGTGTTAGTTTCATTTACTTTGTTCTGTTTCTTTCTCTCCTGGGTAGGCAAATGCCAGAAGAGAACTGCAAGGGCAACTGTTGGTACATATGCCAAAAATATTGGGCGGTTCATCAGGTGGGGGCACAATGAACTTGCCCTGGCCccaacatggcacatgtgtgtgagatTTGGGTAAGTCATCAGGTGGAGTCACCATGAATATGCCCTGGTGAAAATCTTCAGCCTGATCTGCCCACCAAGTAGCCAtacatgtatgagaaaaatggacagtTAGATAAAAAGGTGACCACAGTCTATTCAACTTAtatgtgtggcccagttgatgatTGGTCTTCCTTGAATCTTCTAGCTGGGTTATCTTCATCGAGGTCTGTCTGACAAGTGTCCTGATCCTGCACATGTTTAGCATCATGTCTCTGATCTCTCCTTGCCACGAATTGCCTCAGCCCTCAGCATAATTATTTGCCAAACATTAGGCTATTTGCATACACTGCCATTATCCTGGCTGATTTTCTTTAGGGGCATGTCAAACTACTAATTTTATAGGTATCATGATAAAAGAAGCCATCAACTTTCAAAATTAGGATCTGTTAGGACTTTGTAAAATGAGGAATTACCCATGAAGGACAAAATCATATACATTATGTGTAGTCACAGCAACGACACCCCATACCTACGATATAGTCTATTGCTGACATTAAGATTTTATTGTTTATCTTGGAAGAATATTCCAGATATGGCCACTTACAGGTAGAAAATACACCGATATTCCTGAGACCCTGTTATCTCTAAAAATTAAGGCTATTGACACTTGAAATTCACCTTCCAAGAATGCCCATTAGCCAGTTGACGGAATCCACTGCATTTAAGGGCAGATTTGTCTTTCACTCTCTGCACTCGCCTGCCTTATCCTGTTGGATAAACATTGAGTTACACCTTCATTAGTGAGGGGCCCCCATTGAGTGGCATGCCCCGTTTTTCCTTCCCATGTGTACAATCATGCAAATGGCAAACAAGGAGTTTTCCAGAAGGTGAAGGTTAATGCTTCTTAACACCAGGGTATTGATGAAATGCTGATATTTAGTGGCACATATTTAACATGGGTCCCCTGTAAACGTGCTATGGGAGTCATGCTTAAGAAGAACCAGATGATTCTGACCTTGGCATTTCGAAAGTTTAGTTTTAATATATAACTTTTCTACATTTATTTAAAGACATAGGGTAAAACAGCTCTTTCTTGACAATAATGTTATGTTTCGGCAATGATTTTGCGTATTTCTTGCAATCTTTCTTGACAATAATGTTATGTTTTGGCAGTGATTTTGTGTATTTCTTGCTAAATTATTGTTATTTCTTATTTGATAGGGTTGGATTATGGAAATGGCTGCTTATGTGAAATCCATAGACAGTAATCACTTGCTGGAAGCTGGTTTGGAAGGATTTTATGGAGAATCATCGCCTCAAAAGAAGCAATTCAATCCAGGTTTCCAAGTAGGGACGGATTTCATTTCAAATAATCAGTTGAGCGGCATCGATTTTGCGACGGTCCATTCATACCCAGACCAATGGTAACAatctaaataaaaagaaagaaaatctcaCATCTTTTAATGAAAGCATACAGAACTCACAGCCTCACACTCCATTTCCTGGAGTCAGCTTGATCAACTTCTAGTATGTGAAAACCATTTCAAACATGGCTTGGGATTCTCCAAAAATTTGAACAACAACACGTGTTAAATAGGTTGATGAATGCCCATACACACATGTAtgcatatgtatgcatgtatagttTTTCTGTACACATACTCATTTGGATGCATGCAAAGGTTGGCGGGCAGTTTTTAAAGACTAAATAACCTTAGATGAGATGTGAGTGATTTGAACCTAAAACTGTATTGCATCAGAACAGATCTCCTGTCAAGGCCCAaagcaattgaattgaattgcggaCAGTCAGTTCAACCAGAGGAAATGACTGAATTGAAACAAATTGTAATTAACTTACTTTCAAGTTGTATTTGAAAGTTCCATATCtttgcaatttggagcctacTGAGCACTATGAATAGAAAGGTTGTTCATTTCTACACCATTGGACTagttattacaattcaatttaaTCGGGCATTTAAATGCAAATGCAGCCTTACTGGAACCATTTTACTTTTTACTGatgtttaattattattattattttttaattccaTGAGCAGGTTATCCACTTCAAATGATCAATCCCAACTTTCTTTCTTGAACAACTGGCTCGACACCCACATCACAGATGCACAGACCATCCTCAGAAAGCCGTTGCTATTCACGGAGTTTGGGAAATCTTCGAAAGACCCTGGTTTCAGTAACTACCAGAGGGATGAGGTGTTTAATACAGTCTATTACAAGATTTATTCATCGGCCCGCAGTGGAGGTGCTGCTGCGGGTGGCCTATTCTGGCAGCTCCTAACTGAAGGAATGGACTCCTTCAGAGATGGGTACGAGATTGTACTGAACGAAAGCCCGTCAACAGCCAGTTTGATTGCTCAACAGTCCAACAAGCTTTATCATCTTACGAGGATGTATGTGAGATTGAGGAATATTGAGAAATTGAAGCGAGCGAAGGCCATAAGGAGGGCCCAGTGGCTAGCTAGAAACAAGGGGAGGAGCGTTGGAAATTGAAGGAAAAGCTGTTTAGATGAACTTAAGAGTGGTGGGCTTGGACTAGTGTATAAAATCCTgacaatgttttgatttgtatggGTGATATGGGTTTGTTAGAAGGCATAGGAAGGCGTGTTTCTCTTGGAGATGGATGTTGTTGTCCATCCAAGATATTGAGAGTTATGTAATGAATACACCATGTTGTTTTGGTTGATGAATTTATATGCTaagcactttctttcttttattctttcccattagtttgggttgtgtttgGCTTTTTTAATCATGGAATGCATCTGTGGGCAGTCAGTTTTCCATCAAACCGGCCTAAAATAAGAATTATGCATTTTCATTTAGGAACTGAATCAGTCCATCCATTTATTCAGTTGTTTTACGAACTCACTCCTGAGGCCTACCTACCCAGGCTGTCCATTGATTAACACCATTTGAGGGCAAGCCATGGTGAAAAATCACAAGGATCAGTCGATCACCGCTTCGCCGGTTGATTGTGGACCAGTGTCCTTTCTTTTGTCACCTATTTTTAGATCTATTTCTTAGAAATGACATCAAAGATGGTTCAATCATGCAATCTGAAACACTTTCCCATGGTAGTCCATCATATCAGTGGATCCTATTTCCCTCTATATGCATGAAAACGGTAGCGGAGATATCTCCAAGATGCTCTCGATGGTTGGTTAGGTTAGTCTGATCTTGCAATTTTTTCTTAGGCCCCTTCCCATTCTGGTCCACCAATTTAATGTTTTTGATTATCCTAGAATTGCTCCCCATTTCAATTGAAATATTCTTACTCAATGCTAAATGCCGATATCTAAGTTAAGTTaccaagcatttttttttttgggggcccTCCAAAAAACCACACTATTTAGTGGTCGTAGACATCAATTCTTGGATGCTTTTTTCCCATATTCAACATTAGCCACAGTTACGACTCTTTCCATAGTTCTAATATTCACTCACTCTACTCAAAactcaactgagttgactcaaatcGGTGAGACTTTGAGCCAAATCACGGGTAGCTCTGTGTGGCTCAGCTTTGACTCGGCAAGATTTGCCGAGTCCAACTCGGCCACTTGATCTGGC
Protein-coding regions in this window:
- the LOC131234714 gene encoding mannan endo-1,4-beta-mannosidase 7-like: MASEMKHLSLVFVLLFFQQQLLLPVHADGFMRTRGSHFVLNGSPFFANGFNAYWLMYIGSDPSQRSKVSAAFQEASSHGLTVARTWAFSDGGSGALQYSPGSYNEQMFKGLDFVISEAKRHGIKLILSLVNNYENFGGKKQYVQWARNQGQYLTSDDDFFSNSVIKGYYKNHVKTVLTRFNSMTGVAYKDDPTIFAWELMNEPRCTSDLSGRTIQGWIMEMAAYVKSIDSNHLLEAGLEGFYGESSPQKKQFNPGFQVGTDFISNNQLSGIDFATVHSYPDQWLSTSNDQSQLSFLNNWLDTHITDAQTILRKPLLFTEFGKSSKDPGFSNYQRDEVFNTVYYKIYSSARSGGAAAGGLFWQLLTEGMDSFRDGYEIVLNESPSTASLIAQQSNKLYHLTRMYVRLRNIEKLKRAKAIRRAQWLARNKGRSVGN